In Candidatus Cohnella colombiensis, one DNA window encodes the following:
- the yihA gene encoding ribosome biogenesis GTP-binding protein YihA/YsxC: protein MKIKQSEFVISAVGPSQYPEDGLPEIALAGRSNVGKSSLINKMLLRRNLARTSAQPGKTQTLNYYIINEQLYFVDFPGYGYARVSKTQRQAWGKMIELYLREREPLKLVLQLVDFRHPPSAEDQRMYQWLSHYNIPMCIVATKTDKVSRSQWPKHTKMIRQTLGMPGHVPLVLFSSETGQGREELWSILAQSADIPMNPPSEPAILIQETEDNG, encoded by the coding sequence ATGAAAATCAAACAAAGTGAATTTGTAATTAGCGCGGTCGGGCCAAGTCAATATCCGGAAGATGGTTTGCCGGAGATTGCCTTGGCCGGCCGTTCCAACGTCGGCAAATCTTCACTCATTAATAAGATGCTGCTTCGGCGCAACCTCGCTCGGACGAGTGCACAGCCGGGTAAGACACAGACGTTGAACTATTACATCATCAATGAACAGCTCTATTTTGTCGATTTCCCCGGCTATGGGTATGCAAGGGTGTCCAAAACCCAGCGTCAAGCTTGGGGGAAGATGATCGAGCTCTATTTACGCGAACGCGAGCCTCTGAAGCTTGTGCTTCAGCTTGTCGATTTTCGTCATCCACCTTCTGCAGAAGATCAGCGTATGTATCAATGGCTTTCGCATTATAATATTCCTATGTGCATCGTTGCAACGAAGACAGACAAAGTGTCTCGTTCGCAATGGCCGAAGCATACGAAGATGATTCGCCAGACATTAGGAATGCCTGGTCACGTCCCTCTTGTCCTGTTCTCCTCAGAGACAGGTCAAGGAAGGGAAGAATTATGGAGCATTCTTGCGCAATCCGCAGATATACCGATGAATCCCCCCTCAGAACCCGCTATTTTGATACAGGAAACAGAGGATAACGGCTAA
- the lonB gene encoding ATP-dependent protease LonB, producing MTFSSILMLVQVFFAVVIGVYFWNLLRNQKSNRTAVDRESRKEMDKLRKLRSISLTKPLAEKTRPETMSDIVGQKEGLRALKAALCGGNPQHVLVYGPPGVGKTAAARVILEEAKKNVISPFRHEAKFIEIDATTARFDERGIADPLIGSVHDPIYQGAGAMGVAGIPQPKPGAVTKAHGSILFIDEIGELHPIQLNKLLKVLEDRKVFLESAYYHAEDTNIPLYIHDIFQNGLPADFRLVGATTRSPGELPAALRSRCMEVFFRPLLPDEIEQIAENAIVKIGYQPQKAALEVVKRYATNGREAVNIIQLAAGLALSENRNELAASDIEWVVNSSQLPPRPDRKVPTEPQIGLVNGLAVYGPSMGALLEIEVTAIPVMNGRGQFTITGVVDEEELNGGHRVLRRKSMAKGSLDNVLTVLRRHHLQPDNYDLHVNFPGGTPVDGPSAGVAMAVAIASAITKRPIDNKLAMTGEVSIHGGVKPVGGVVTKVEAAFQAGVERVLIPKENWQQIFEGLEGVQVIAVDRIEEVFDHVFGEHKLHVTPDWQVSELPVAADTFAAAPSGSVLHASVLPVDSGHA from the coding sequence ATGACCTTTAGCTCGATCCTGATGCTAGTTCAAGTCTTTTTCGCTGTCGTAATCGGTGTCTACTTTTGGAATTTACTCCGCAACCAGAAAAGCAATCGCACAGCGGTAGATCGTGAATCTCGCAAAGAGATGGATAAACTTCGCAAGCTTCGCTCGATTTCATTAACGAAGCCACTGGCTGAGAAGACGCGCCCAGAGACGATGAGCGATATCGTTGGGCAGAAGGAAGGGCTTCGTGCTTTGAAGGCCGCACTTTGTGGCGGTAATCCACAGCATGTTCTTGTCTATGGTCCTCCAGGAGTAGGGAAAACTGCGGCAGCGCGAGTCATATTGGAAGAAGCGAAAAAAAATGTGATATCTCCTTTTAGGCATGAGGCAAAATTTATTGAAATCGATGCGACAACAGCACGATTTGATGAGCGGGGCATTGCCGACCCGTTGATCGGTTCCGTTCATGATCCGATCTATCAAGGTGCAGGTGCGATGGGCGTTGCTGGCATTCCTCAGCCGAAGCCGGGCGCAGTAACAAAAGCACATGGGAGCATCTTATTCATTGATGAGATTGGCGAATTGCATCCGATACAGCTAAATAAGCTGCTTAAAGTATTAGAAGATCGGAAGGTTTTTTTAGAGAGCGCTTATTATCATGCTGAAGATACGAATATTCCACTGTACATCCATGACATATTTCAAAACGGGTTGCCCGCAGATTTCCGGCTTGTTGGTGCGACAACAAGATCGCCTGGAGAATTACCTGCTGCTCTTCGCAGTCGATGCATGGAAGTGTTTTTCCGCCCGCTACTTCCAGATGAGATTGAACAAATTGCTGAAAATGCGATTGTGAAAATCGGATATCAACCTCAAAAAGCAGCGCTTGAGGTTGTGAAACGCTATGCCACAAATGGTAGAGAAGCGGTTAATATCATTCAACTGGCAGCAGGACTTGCGCTATCAGAAAATCGCAATGAATTGGCTGCATCGGATATTGAGTGGGTTGTGAATAGTAGCCAGCTTCCGCCACGTCCTGATCGCAAAGTGCCAACAGAACCACAAATCGGTCTTGTGAACGGGTTAGCTGTTTATGGACCGAGTATGGGGGCGCTGCTTGAAATAGAAGTAACCGCAATTCCGGTAATGAATGGAAGAGGTCAATTCACGATAACTGGCGTTGTCGACGAAGAGGAGCTTAATGGTGGACACCGTGTACTGCGACGCAAGAGCATGGCGAAAGGCTCGCTTGATAATGTGTTGACCGTGCTTAGACGGCACCATCTACAGCCGGACAACTATGATCTTCATGTCAATTTCCCTGGTGGAACGCCTGTGGATGGACCGTCTGCTGGTGTTGCAATGGCGGTTGCGATCGCTTCAGCTATTACGAAGCGACCGATCGACAATAAGCTTGCGATGACGGGCGAAGTGAGTATCCATGGTGGTGTAAAGCCTGTTGGTGGTGTTGTCACAAAGGTGGAGGCTGCTTTTCAGGCAGGTGTTGAGCGGGTATTAATTCCGAAGGAAAATTGGCAGCAAATCTTTGAGGGATTAGAGGGAGTTCAAGTTATTGCGGTGGATCGTATTGAAGAAGTGTTCGATCATGTATTTGGTGAACATAAGCTGCACGTAACTCCGGATTGGCAAGTTAGCGAGCTTCCGGTCGCAGCAGACACTTTTGCAGCAGCGCCGTCAGGCTCTGTGCTTCATGCCAGTGTGTTGCCTGTAGATAGTGGGCATGCTTAA
- the lon gene encoding endopeptidase La — protein sequence MGSSKPKSRSIPLLPLRGLLVYPSMVLHLDVGREKSVKALEQCMIDDHMILLCSQSEVNIEEPTQEDIYRVGTIAKIRQMLKLPNGTIRVLVEGVMRAKIEQYLPNEHFYEVLAHELQEGPTNDAELDALMRAVLSQFEHYINLSKKVTPETLAAVTDIDEPGRLADVITSHLSLKIKDKQEILETVKVRPRLMKLLDFLNNEREVLELERKINQRVKKQMEKTQKEYYLREQMKAIQKELGEKEGRAGEVEELRAQLEEAELPEKIYTKVVKEIDRLEKMPAASAEGAVIRTYVEWLLTLPWSKQTEDHLDLAEAERIMEEEHSGLDKPKERVLEYLAVQQLVKKLKGPILCLVGPPGVGKTSLARSIAKSLGREFVRISLGGVRDEAEIRGHRRTYVGAMPGRILQGMKNAGTINPVILLDEIDKMANDFRGDPSSALLEVLDPEQNSTFSDHYIELPYDLSHVMFVTTANVMHNIPRPLLDRMELLHIPGYTELEKYQIAERHLLPKQIRNHGLTADQLQIDDDALLKLIREYTRESGVRNLEQQLASICRKAAKAIVANPDATLFHVDVEKLKELLGPSKYRYGMAEAEDQIGTVTGLAWTEVGGDTLVIEVTIMPGSGKLTLTGQLGDVMKESAQAAFSYTRSRALQLGIDPLFHEKNDIHIHIPEGAIPKDGPSAGITMATALISALTDRKIAREVAMTGEITLRGRVLPIGGLKEKSLAAHRAGITTILIPKDNERDLRDVPESVKENVTFIPVAHMDEVLQVAFRDALDVRASRLGASEESLEAEESVLATVNAERDDLPPLGTH from the coding sequence ATGGGTTCGAGCAAACCAAAAAGCCGTTCTATTCCTCTATTGCCCTTACGTGGGCTGCTCGTCTACCCCAGTATGGTTTTGCATCTGGATGTAGGTCGTGAGAAGTCGGTCAAAGCATTGGAGCAATGTATGATCGACGATCATATGATTTTGCTATGCTCACAGTCTGAAGTAAATATTGAAGAACCGACACAGGAAGATATTTATCGTGTAGGGACAATTGCAAAAATTCGTCAGATGCTGAAGCTGCCGAATGGAACGATTCGTGTATTGGTTGAAGGCGTGATGCGGGCGAAAATTGAGCAATATTTGCCCAACGAACATTTTTACGAAGTGTTAGCGCATGAACTACAAGAAGGACCTACGAATGATGCTGAACTGGATGCATTGATGCGTGCAGTATTAAGCCAATTTGAACATTATATAAATTTGTCGAAGAAAGTCACTCCCGAGACGCTTGCTGCAGTTACGGATATCGATGAGCCGGGGCGGCTAGCGGATGTGATTACAAGTCATCTGTCGCTTAAAATTAAAGATAAGCAAGAGATTTTGGAGACGGTAAAGGTTCGTCCTCGTCTGATGAAGCTACTTGATTTTTTGAACAATGAGCGAGAAGTGTTGGAGCTTGAGCGGAAGATTAACCAACGCGTCAAGAAACAGATGGAGAAGACGCAGAAGGAATATTATCTCCGCGAACAGATGAAAGCGATCCAGAAGGAGCTAGGTGAGAAGGAAGGCCGTGCAGGCGAGGTTGAGGAGCTAAGAGCTCAACTGGAAGAAGCTGAGCTACCGGAGAAAATCTATACAAAGGTTGTCAAAGAAATCGATCGTCTCGAGAAGATGCCTGCCGCATCGGCTGAGGGAGCGGTTATTCGAACATATGTAGAATGGTTATTGACGCTACCATGGAGCAAGCAAACAGAAGATCATCTTGATCTGGCAGAAGCAGAGCGGATCATGGAAGAAGAGCACTCCGGTTTAGATAAGCCGAAGGAGCGAGTACTAGAATATTTGGCTGTACAACAGCTAGTAAAGAAGCTGAAGGGACCCATTCTCTGTCTCGTAGGCCCTCCAGGTGTCGGGAAAACCTCTTTAGCGCGCTCGATTGCCAAATCGCTCGGTCGTGAGTTTGTGCGGATTTCACTTGGTGGTGTTCGTGACGAAGCGGAAATTCGCGGTCATCGTAGAACGTATGTTGGTGCGATGCCAGGGAGAATTTTGCAAGGGATGAAAAATGCCGGGACGATTAATCCGGTCATCTTGCTTGATGAAATCGATAAGATGGCAAATGATTTCCGTGGTGATCCTTCTTCTGCGCTGTTGGAAGTGCTCGATCCGGAGCAAAACAGCACATTTAGCGATCATTACATTGAACTACCATACGATTTATCCCATGTCATGTTCGTAACAACTGCGAACGTGATGCACAATATCCCTCGTCCGTTACTTGATCGGATGGAACTGTTGCATATTCCAGGATATACGGAGCTAGAGAAGTACCAAATTGCCGAGCGTCATCTGTTGCCGAAGCAGATTCGTAATCATGGTTTGACAGCAGATCAACTTCAAATTGACGATGACGCACTACTTAAGCTCATTCGTGAATATACAAGAGAATCTGGTGTGCGGAATTTGGAGCAACAGCTTGCATCCATATGCCGAAAAGCTGCTAAGGCAATCGTGGCCAATCCAGATGCAACATTGTTCCATGTTGATGTGGAAAAGCTGAAGGAGTTGCTCGGACCTTCAAAATATCGTTATGGGATGGCAGAGGCCGAGGATCAAATTGGTACGGTTACCGGTCTCGCATGGACAGAAGTCGGCGGTGACACTCTCGTCATCGAGGTGACGATTATGCCAGGCAGCGGAAAGCTCACCTTAACAGGTCAATTAGGCGATGTGATGAAGGAATCTGCGCAAGCGGCATTCAGCTATACGCGTAGTCGTGCATTGCAGCTGGGGATCGATCCACTATTCCATGAGAAGAATGATATCCATATTCATATTCCTGAAGGGGCAATTCCGAAAGATGGACCTTCTGCGGGAATTACGATGGCGACAGCATTGATCTCTGCCCTAACGGATCGCAAAATAGCGAGAGAAGTCGCCATGACAGGCGAAATTACGCTACGTGGCAGAGTACTACCGATTGGTGGTTTGAAGGAGAAGTCGCTGGCTGCACACCGGGCAGGTATTACGACGATTCTTATACCGAAGGACAATGAGCGCGATTTGCGCGATGTTCCAGAGAGTGTGAAGGAGAATGTTACCTTTATACCCGTAGCTCATATGGATGAAGTGCTTCAGGTTGCTTTCAGAGATGCTTTGGATGTGCGGGCAAGTAGACTGGGCGCTTCAGAGGAAAGCTTGGAAGCTGAGGAATCAGTGCTTGCAACAGTAAATGCCGAGCGTGATGATTTGCCACCATTAGGCACACATTGA
- a CDS encoding DEAD/DEAH box helicase, whose translation MTTNREATIASLDKHTIQQICGAATYKRGEAYLRLGHILSMKRELDGQSYRANVKGNQFKRYEVEITFEQDGRVKASCECTSYNSQTYCKHVAAVLLSLVNHKETETTTEQPTITERDTQLTKQVMHLFDRALNRQSEHPDEQVERDDEDTELLNIEFTCKLLKGYSNSPMFAMMMKVGSSRLYIVQRMKDFLRNIDSSTPMVFAKHFTYDPQEHRFRDADLQLIKLMIEAMYAEEIYKDLFHSFSSYSHREERIMMIPPPIWDKMAPLFNQVNIAFEEKPGVLHRMELMEGSLPITVQLDKAGEDGYQLAIDGLKNSLFLDNYRIAAVGGLLYKAEPEQLRRFAELKRMFHYEQDTRLLISTDQIEPFIDRVVRGLKQVVDVEISPQIADRIVNPPLKAHMYLDFIDNKLLAKLEYNYDDIVITPLPQSHIQSSRSDVLLMRDIEREHRIMSLIERSAFKFNGKDVYLDQEDDIYDFLYGTLPQLENDVDIYATAAVNAVMGTIEYRPKARLDVDIGTNWLEVSFDMEGMDEAEIQKLLRNLVEKKKYYRTADGAFLSLEQDNFREINRLFEELDLRRPEMNGNRLRMPAVRSFQLMDQFGKASGVQLGKTLRKLWDDLRNPDNLDFEVPASLETILRDYQKYGYQWLKTLSHYGLGGILADDMGLGKTIQSIVYIVSETEGSTEESLAQRAPVLIVCPASLIYNWAREFQRFAPQLRVVVAAGDREERSELMADFQGADVWITSYPLLRRDIESYEQQHFRTLFLDEAQAIKNYASLTAHAVRRLQATQRFALTGTPIENTIDELWSIFEAIFPGLFSGKKAFSELPREKIARIVKPFILRRLKRDVLKELPDKIESVQPSELSTEQKALYLAYLEKLQSDVVHDLAHGGFQKSRMKILAGLTRLRQLCCHPGLFVSGYEGTSGKLDQLMEIVDECQGSGKRMLIFSQFTSMLDIIRKELDQRERSYFYLDGSTPALTRVEMSGQFNEGERDIFLISLKAGGTGLNLIGADTVVLYDLWWNPAVEQQAADRAHRIGQKNVVQVIRLVAQGTIEEKMLELQQRKKDLIEEVIQPGDAAISTLTEADIRELLEI comes from the coding sequence ATGACCACGAATCGGGAGGCGACAATCGCTTCTCTAGATAAGCATACGATTCAGCAAATTTGCGGAGCTGCTACGTACAAGCGCGGCGAAGCTTACTTGCGTTTAGGTCATATCCTCTCGATGAAGCGGGAGTTGGATGGTCAAAGTTACCGCGCTAACGTGAAGGGCAACCAGTTTAAGCGGTATGAAGTAGAAATCACATTTGAGCAGGATGGCCGTGTGAAAGCATCATGTGAATGTACAAGTTATAATTCTCAAACCTACTGCAAACATGTCGCTGCAGTACTTCTTTCACTTGTAAATCACAAGGAAACGGAGACGACAACAGAACAACCCACGATTACCGAACGGGACACACAGCTTACAAAGCAAGTGATGCACCTGTTCGATCGTGCTCTGAATCGACAATCTGAGCATCCGGATGAACAGGTTGAACGAGATGATGAAGATACAGAACTACTGAATATAGAGTTCACCTGTAAACTGCTGAAGGGCTATTCGAATAGCCCTATGTTTGCGATGATGATGAAGGTAGGCTCCTCCAGACTGTATATCGTACAAAGAATGAAAGATTTTTTGCGGAACATCGATTCGAGTACACCGATGGTTTTCGCGAAGCACTTTACATATGATCCACAAGAACATCGGTTTAGAGATGCAGACTTACAGCTGATAAAGCTCATGATTGAAGCGATGTATGCGGAAGAGATTTATAAAGATCTCTTCCACTCGTTCTCCTCCTATTCCCATCGTGAAGAACGGATAATGATGATACCTCCACCGATTTGGGACAAAATGGCGCCTTTATTCAATCAGGTGAATATTGCATTCGAGGAAAAGCCAGGTGTGTTGCACCGGATGGAATTGATGGAGGGTAGTCTTCCAATTACAGTTCAGCTTGATAAAGCAGGAGAAGATGGCTATCAGCTTGCGATTGACGGGCTTAAAAACTCACTCTTTCTCGATAACTACCGCATCGCTGCAGTAGGAGGCTTGCTTTATAAAGCTGAACCTGAGCAATTGCGCCGATTTGCGGAGCTTAAGCGAATGTTTCATTATGAGCAGGATACGAGACTGCTTATTAGCACCGATCAAATTGAACCTTTCATCGATCGTGTCGTTCGAGGCTTGAAGCAGGTCGTTGATGTGGAAATTTCGCCACAAATCGCGGACCGCATCGTGAATCCCCCGCTAAAAGCACATATGTATCTCGATTTCATCGATAATAAGCTGCTTGCGAAGCTTGAATACAACTATGATGACATTGTCATCACACCGTTGCCACAATCGCATATTCAATCATCGCGTTCAGATGTGTTATTAATGCGCGACATTGAACGTGAGCATCGGATTATGAGCTTAATTGAAAGATCGGCGTTTAAATTTAATGGCAAAGATGTTTATCTCGATCAGGAAGATGATATTTATGACTTTTTATATGGGACGTTGCCACAGCTTGAAAATGATGTTGACATCTATGCAACCGCAGCGGTGAATGCAGTTATGGGTACGATTGAGTATCGCCCAAAAGCGCGTTTAGATGTCGATATAGGCACGAACTGGTTGGAAGTGTCCTTTGACATGGAAGGAATGGATGAAGCAGAAATTCAAAAGCTTCTTCGCAACTTAGTCGAAAAGAAGAAATATTATCGTACGGCAGATGGAGCATTCCTGTCGCTTGAGCAAGATAACTTTAGAGAAATTAATCGACTGTTTGAGGAGTTAGATTTAAGAAGACCAGAGATGAACGGCAACCGTCTGCGGATGCCGGCTGTACGCAGTTTTCAACTGATGGATCAATTTGGTAAAGCTTCAGGTGTTCAGCTTGGAAAGACGCTAAGAAAGCTTTGGGACGATTTGCGCAATCCGGACAATCTTGATTTCGAAGTGCCGGCCAGTTTAGAAACCATATTGCGTGATTATCAAAAATATGGCTACCAATGGTTGAAGACGTTGTCTCATTACGGGTTAGGCGGTATTTTGGCTGATGACATGGGACTGGGGAAGACGATTCAGAGTATCGTTTATATTGTATCTGAGACAGAAGGAAGTACTGAGGAGTCACTCGCTCAACGAGCGCCAGTACTGATCGTTTGTCCGGCATCGCTTATCTACAACTGGGCAAGAGAGTTTCAACGCTTCGCACCACAGCTGCGAGTAGTTGTTGCGGCAGGCGATCGTGAAGAGCGTAGCGAACTGATGGCTGATTTCCAAGGCGCAGACGTCTGGATTACTTCGTATCCGTTGTTGCGTAGAGATATAGAGTCGTATGAGCAGCAACATTTCCGCACGCTGTTTCTCGATGAAGCGCAAGCGATTAAAAACTATGCTTCCTTGACCGCGCACGCTGTTCGCAGATTGCAAGCGACGCAACGATTTGCGCTAACGGGTACACCGATTGAAAATACGATAGATGAGCTTTGGTCAATTTTTGAGGCGATCTTCCCAGGGTTGTTCAGTGGGAAGAAGGCATTCTCTGAGCTACCTCGGGAAAAAATTGCTCGAATCGTAAAACCGTTCATCTTACGCCGTTTGAAACGTGATGTACTCAAAGAGTTGCCGGACAAAATCGAAAGCGTACAGCCGTCCGAGCTTTCAACCGAGCAAAAGGCGTTATATCTTGCTTATTTGGAAAAGTTGCAAAGCGATGTAGTTCATGACCTCGCACACGGTGGATTCCAAAAAAGCAGGATGAAGATTTTAGCGGGACTCACTAGACTGCGACAGCTTTGCTGCCATCCAGGGCTATTCGTTAGCGGATATGAAGGCACATCGGGTAAGCTTGACCAACTGATGGAGATTGTGGACGAGTGTCAAGGCAGCGGTAAACGAATGTTGATCTTCTCGCAGTTCACTTCGATGCTGGACATTATTCGCAAAGAATTAGACCAGCGAGAGCGGTCGTACTTTTATTTGGATGGCTCTACACCAGCGCTGACACGAGTAGAAATGAGTGGTCAATTCAATGAGGGTGAACGAGACATCTTCCTGATCTCTTTAAAGGCTGGAGGCACAGGGCTGAACTTGATTGGTGCCGATACTGTTGTACTCTACGACTTATGGTGGAATCCTGCAGTAGAGCAGCAAGCTGCCGATCGTGCGCATCGAATTGGTCAGAAGAATGTCGTGCAGGTCATCCGTCTTGTTGCGCAAGGGACGATCGAAGAGAAGATGTTGGAGCTGCAGCAACGGAAGAAGGATTTGATCGAGGAGGTAATACAGCCGGGTGATGCGGCCATCTCCACGTTAACTGAAGCGGATATTCGTGAACTACTGGAAATTTAA
- a CDS encoding branched-chain amino acid aminotransferase translates to MGLKITVERTTAPKQKPDTSKLSFGKHFTDHMFIMEYDTGMGWHDPRIVPYQPISLDPAAKVFHYGQTVFEGMKAYKTPEGPVLMFRPFKNLQRLNRSNARLSIPSLDEDLIMEGLKQLIKIDEDWIPTAQGTSLYIRPFVISTQATLGVAPSESYYFIIILSPVGSYYEEGINPVSIYVESEYVRAVTGGVGNAKTGGNYAAGLKAQQEATEKGYSQVLWLDGVHRKYIEEVGSMNVFFKVAGKVITPALNGSILDGVTRDSVIRVLKHWNIEVEEKTISIDEIVEAHRTGALEEAFGTGTAAVISPIGELNWQGDKLTLNGGQTGPLSSRVYDFITGMQRGTIEDPLGWIVKL, encoded by the coding sequence ATGGGCCTCAAGATCACAGTAGAACGCACAACAGCTCCCAAGCAAAAACCGGACACTTCCAAACTAAGCTTCGGCAAACATTTTACAGATCACATGTTCATTATGGAATATGATACGGGTATGGGCTGGCATGATCCTCGGATCGTTCCGTATCAGCCGATCTCGTTGGATCCGGCAGCCAAGGTGTTCCATTATGGACAAACTGTATTCGAAGGAATGAAAGCGTATAAAACCCCAGAGGGTCCGGTATTGATGTTCCGTCCCTTTAAAAATTTGCAGCGACTGAATCGCTCCAATGCACGTCTTAGCATTCCGTCCCTAGATGAAGATCTAATCATGGAGGGGTTGAAGCAACTCATCAAGATAGATGAAGATTGGATTCCGACTGCACAAGGAACTTCACTCTATATTCGTCCGTTCGTAATTTCGACGCAAGCAACGCTGGGTGTTGCCCCTTCAGAAAGTTATTATTTTATAATCATTTTGTCACCTGTGGGTTCCTATTACGAAGAAGGAATTAACCCGGTTAGCATCTATGTTGAATCCGAATACGTTCGGGCCGTTACGGGCGGAGTCGGGAATGCCAAGACCGGGGGAAATTATGCTGCAGGTCTTAAAGCACAGCAGGAAGCTACCGAGAAAGGGTATTCGCAAGTACTCTGGCTGGATGGCGTCCACCGTAAATATATCGAGGAAGTCGGAAGCATGAACGTGTTCTTCAAGGTTGCGGGTAAAGTAATTACGCCTGCGCTCAATGGGAGCATATTGGACGGTGTTACCCGGGATTCGGTCATCCGAGTGCTCAAGCACTGGAACATTGAAGTTGAGGAAAAAACGATTTCTATTGACGAGATCGTCGAAGCGCATCGGACAGGGGCGTTGGAGGAAGCTTTCGGAACGGGTACAGCAGCTGTTATTTCACCCATTGGAGAATTGAATTGGCAAGGTGACAAGCTGACGCTAAATGGTGGCCAAACGGGTCCCCTCTCTTCCAGAGTGTATGATTTCATAACCGGCATGCAGCGTGGCACCATTGAAGATCCGTTAGGTTGGATCGTGAAACTATAG